A single genomic interval of Spinacia oleracea cultivar Varoflay chromosome 6, BTI_SOV_V1, whole genome shotgun sequence harbors:
- the LOC110792039 gene encoding uncharacterized protein isoform X4 — MLLHLAGQERLTAYSVDDNNLWRTSTFSILLQLVVHVGLFVPQGDLPFPTRVMLCLAVWRIFCRAFRLRMGTQEMMTVSNWLFSSDHDPELVLGRALNETGVDDDTQTVCNAHFLLKKYSLCLLADDDQHIARTRPVRDFFKAIEIPSNAIRIVEIELNFIYESFHTDGTIRKHLNNNWSLIYVFLRSIESLFCVSALIFFIISSSKSADISRADYNVTSLLLWGTVTLELLSYIMTVFSDWTIAALGANHGPISSLLFQFVPQRRRWWSDSASVWVRFARNFFRRWSETICKFNFMRYNIQTSSRSPTMEAYMRQLDELTGTQNLITSFRFVSGEWYTDELGNFIFRQLQNSEPDIITSLKRRWSNDDSYKTSVLVWHIATELLYIPSNRQRGYEHCRYSKTLSDYMAYLLFMKPHFAPKSWRNPLKQSEAEAARRIIQQIAVEHQTGSFEERLRRCCQKILNLDLSHEANDDYVQSLSDAISKANKLHDDYRYNREALWRMMSHEWVKILVYGASKYDKLEHVRGLCQGGELISIVWLLGFHLGLFLETNPSSSTS, encoded by the coding sequence ATGTTGCTCCACCTAGCCGGCCAAGAGCGGCTTACAGCCTATTCTGTAGATGATAACAACCTCTGGCGTACCTCCACGTTCAGTATTCTCTTGCAATTAGTGGTTCATGTTGGTTTATTTGTTCCTCAAGGGGACCTTCCTTTCCCAACCCGGGTCATGTTATGCCTCGCCGTGTGGAGGATTTTTTGCCGAGCCTTTCGGTTAAGGATGGGAACCCAGGAGATGATGACGGTTTCTAATTGGTTATTTTCATCTGATCATGACCCTGAATTAGTATTGGGTCGAGCTTTAAACGAGACTGGTGTTGATGATGATACGCAGACGGTTTGCAATGCTCACTTCTTGTTAAAGAAATATTCCCTGTGTCTCCTTGCTGATGATGATCAGCATATAGCGAGAACTCGTCCGGTAAGAGATTTCTTCAAAGCCATTGAAATACCTAGCAATGCTATCAGAATAGTGGAAATAGAGCTCAACTTTATTTATGAATCCTTTCACACCGATGGCACCATTCGCAAACACCTTAATAACAATTGGTCCTTGATCTATGTTTTTCTCCGCAGTATTGAATCCCTTTTTTGTGTTTCAGCCCtaatcttttttattattagctCATCTAAATCAGCTGACATCTCACGAGCTGACTACAATGTAACGAGCCTATTGCTTTGGGGGACTGTAACCTTGGAGCTCTTATCCTACATCATGACGGTCTTCTCTGACTGGACCATAGCTGCGTTGGGAGCTAACCATGGTCCTATTAGTAGTTTACTCTTTCAGTTTGTTCCTCAAAGGCGGCGGTGGTGGTCTGACAGTGCTTCAGTATGGGTGAGGTTTGCCAGAAACTTTTTCCGTAGATGGTCTGAGACAATCTGCAAATTCAACTTCATGAGATACAACATTCAAACAAGCTCTCGAAGTCCGACTATGGAAGCTTATATGCGGCAATTGGATGAATTGACAGGCACACAGAACTTAATCACAAGCTTCAGGTTTGTTTCTGGTGAATGGTACACTGATGAACTTGGCAACTTCATTTTCAGGCAATTGCAAAACAGTGAACCAGATAtcattacatccttgaaaagaagATGGTCAAATGATGATTCCTACAAGACTAGTGTGCTGGTGTGGCACATTGCAACAGAACTCTTGTACATTCCCAGTAATAGGCAGCGGGGGTATGAACATTGCAGATACAGTAAGACTCTTTCAGATTACATGGCGTACCTTCTCTTTATGAAGCCGCACTTTGCACCCAAGTCATGGAGAAACCCTTTGAAACAAAGTGAAGCAGAAGCAGCGCGGAGAATCATTCAACAAATAGCTGTTGAACATCAAACCGGAAGTTTTGAGGAACGTCTCAGAAGATGTTGCCAGAAAATCCTTAACCTCGATCTTTCACACGAGGCCAACGATGATTATGTGCAGAGTCTTTCTGATGCCATTTCTAAAGCTAATAAGTTGCATGATGATTATCGGTATAACAGGGAAGCACTTTGGCGAATGATGAGCCACGAGTGGGTGAAAATCTTGGTGTATGGTGCAAGTAAGTATGATAAACTCGAGCATGTACGAGGGCTTTGTCAAGGGGGTGAACTTATTAGTATCGTTTGGTTATTGGGTTTTCATTTAGGACTGTTTCTGGAGACGAATCcttcatcatcaacatcatga
- the LOC110792039 gene encoding uncharacterized protein isoform X3, with product MKKMPFGLWAALMLLHLAGQERLTAYSVDDNNLWRTSTFSILLQLVVHVGLFVPQGDLPFPTRVMLCLAVWRIFCRAFRLRMGTQEMMTVSNWLFSSDHDPELVLGRALNETGVDDDTQTVCNAHFLLKKYSLCLLADDDQHIARTRPVRDFFKAIEIPSNAIRIVEIELNFIYESFHTDGTIRKHLNNNWSLIYVFLRSIESLFCVSALIFFIISSSKSADISRADYNVTSLLLWGTVTLELLSYIMTVFSDWTIAALGANHGPISSLLFQFVPQRRRWWSDSASVWVRFARNFFRRWSETICKFNFMRYNIQTSSRSPTMEAYMRQLDELTGTQNLITSFRFVSGEWYTDELGNFIFRQLQNSEPDIITSLKRRWSNDDSYKTSVLVWHIATELLYIPSNRQRGYEHCRYSKTLSDYMAYLLFMKPHFAPKSWRNPLKQSEAEAARRIIQQIAVEHQTGSFEERLRRCCQKILNLDLSHEANDDYVQSLSDAISKANKLHDDYRYNREALWRMMSHEWVKILVYGASKYDKLEHVRGLCQGGELISIVWLLGFHLGLFLETNPSSSTS from the coding sequence ATGAAGAAGATGCCTTTCGGTCTATGGGCAGCCTTAATGTTGCTCCACCTAGCCGGCCAAGAGCGGCTTACAGCCTATTCTGTAGATGATAACAACCTCTGGCGTACCTCCACGTTCAGTATTCTCTTGCAATTAGTGGTTCATGTTGGTTTATTTGTTCCTCAAGGGGACCTTCCTTTCCCAACCCGGGTCATGTTATGCCTCGCCGTGTGGAGGATTTTTTGCCGAGCCTTTCGGTTAAGGATGGGAACCCAGGAGATGATGACGGTTTCTAATTGGTTATTTTCATCTGATCATGACCCTGAATTAGTATTGGGTCGAGCTTTAAACGAGACTGGTGTTGATGATGATACGCAGACGGTTTGCAATGCTCACTTCTTGTTAAAGAAATATTCCCTGTGTCTCCTTGCTGATGATGATCAGCATATAGCGAGAACTCGTCCGGTAAGAGATTTCTTCAAAGCCATTGAAATACCTAGCAATGCTATCAGAATAGTGGAAATAGAGCTCAACTTTATTTATGAATCCTTTCACACCGATGGCACCATTCGCAAACACCTTAATAACAATTGGTCCTTGATCTATGTTTTTCTCCGCAGTATTGAATCCCTTTTTTGTGTTTCAGCCCtaatcttttttattattagctCATCTAAATCAGCTGACATCTCACGAGCTGACTACAATGTAACGAGCCTATTGCTTTGGGGGACTGTAACCTTGGAGCTCTTATCCTACATCATGACGGTCTTCTCTGACTGGACCATAGCTGCGTTGGGAGCTAACCATGGTCCTATTAGTAGTTTACTCTTTCAGTTTGTTCCTCAAAGGCGGCGGTGGTGGTCTGACAGTGCTTCAGTATGGGTGAGGTTTGCCAGAAACTTTTTCCGTAGATGGTCTGAGACAATCTGCAAATTCAACTTCATGAGATACAACATTCAAACAAGCTCTCGAAGTCCGACTATGGAAGCTTATATGCGGCAATTGGATGAATTGACAGGCACACAGAACTTAATCACAAGCTTCAGGTTTGTTTCTGGTGAATGGTACACTGATGAACTTGGCAACTTCATTTTCAGGCAATTGCAAAACAGTGAACCAGATAtcattacatccttgaaaagaagATGGTCAAATGATGATTCCTACAAGACTAGTGTGCTGGTGTGGCACATTGCAACAGAACTCTTGTACATTCCCAGTAATAGGCAGCGGGGGTATGAACATTGCAGATACAGTAAGACTCTTTCAGATTACATGGCGTACCTTCTCTTTATGAAGCCGCACTTTGCACCCAAGTCATGGAGAAACCCTTTGAAACAAAGTGAAGCAGAAGCAGCGCGGAGAATCATTCAACAAATAGCTGTTGAACATCAAACCGGAAGTTTTGAGGAACGTCTCAGAAGATGTTGCCAGAAAATCCTTAACCTCGATCTTTCACACGAGGCCAACGATGATTATGTGCAGAGTCTTTCTGATGCCATTTCTAAAGCTAATAAGTTGCATGATGATTATCGGTATAACAGGGAAGCACTTTGGCGAATGATGAGCCACGAGTGGGTGAAAATCTTGGTGTATGGTGCAAGTAAGTATGATAAACTCGAGCATGTACGAGGGCTTTGTCAAGGGGGTGAACTTATTAGTATCGTTTGGTTATTGGGTTTTCATTTAGGACTGTTTCTGGAGACGAATCcttcatcatcaacatcatga
- the LOC110792039 gene encoding uncharacterized protein isoform X1 produces the protein MVSSQGLNMLWQEWHVKAAVLLSLLLQWLLLLLATFRKRTGNVFLTNLIYGIYLLSTKVAFATFYLVVGAHFFTMKKMPFGLWAALMLLHLAGQERLTAYSVDDNNLWRTSTFSILLQLVVHVGLFVPQGDLPFPTRVMLCLAVWRIFCRAFRLRMGTQEMMTVSNWLFSSDHDPELVLGRALNETGVDDDTQTVCNAHFLLKKYSLCLLADDDQHIARTRPVRDFFKAIEIPSNAIRIVEIELNFIYESFHTDGTIRKHLNNNWSLIYVFLRSIESLFCVSALIFFIISSSKSADISRADYNVTSLLLWGTVTLELLSYIMTVFSDWTIAALGANHGPISSLLFQFVPQRRRWWSDSASVWVRFARNFFRRWSETICKFNFMRYNIQTSSRSPTMEAYMRQLDELTGTQNLITSFRFVSGEWYTDELGNFIFRQLQNSEPDIITSLKRRWSNDDSYKTSVLVWHIATELLYIPSNRQRGYEHCRYSKTLSDYMAYLLFMKPHFAPKSWRNPLKQSEAEAARRIIQQIAVEHQTGSFEERLRRCCQKILNLDLSHEANDDYVQSLSDAISKANKLHDDYRYNREALWRMMSHEWVKILVYGASKYDKLEHVRGLCQGGELISIVWLLGFHLGLFLETNPSSSTS, from the coding sequence ATGGTCAGTAGCCAAGGCTTAAACATGTTGTGGCAGGAATGGCATGTGAAAGCAGCAGTACTGCTAAGCTTGTTGCTGCAATGGCTACTGCTTCTGTTGGCCACATTCAGAAAAAGAACAGGTAATGTGTTTTTAACCAACTTAATCTATGGAATCTACTTGTTAAGCACCAAGGTAGCATTTGCTACCTTTTATCTTGTAGTGGGAGCTCACTTTTTCACAATGAAGAAGATGCCTTTCGGTCTATGGGCAGCCTTAATGTTGCTCCACCTAGCCGGCCAAGAGCGGCTTACAGCCTATTCTGTAGATGATAACAACCTCTGGCGTACCTCCACGTTCAGTATTCTCTTGCAATTAGTGGTTCATGTTGGTTTATTTGTTCCTCAAGGGGACCTTCCTTTCCCAACCCGGGTCATGTTATGCCTCGCCGTGTGGAGGATTTTTTGCCGAGCCTTTCGGTTAAGGATGGGAACCCAGGAGATGATGACGGTTTCTAATTGGTTATTTTCATCTGATCATGACCCTGAATTAGTATTGGGTCGAGCTTTAAACGAGACTGGTGTTGATGATGATACGCAGACGGTTTGCAATGCTCACTTCTTGTTAAAGAAATATTCCCTGTGTCTCCTTGCTGATGATGATCAGCATATAGCGAGAACTCGTCCGGTAAGAGATTTCTTCAAAGCCATTGAAATACCTAGCAATGCTATCAGAATAGTGGAAATAGAGCTCAACTTTATTTATGAATCCTTTCACACCGATGGCACCATTCGCAAACACCTTAATAACAATTGGTCCTTGATCTATGTTTTTCTCCGCAGTATTGAATCCCTTTTTTGTGTTTCAGCCCtaatcttttttattattagctCATCTAAATCAGCTGACATCTCACGAGCTGACTACAATGTAACGAGCCTATTGCTTTGGGGGACTGTAACCTTGGAGCTCTTATCCTACATCATGACGGTCTTCTCTGACTGGACCATAGCTGCGTTGGGAGCTAACCATGGTCCTATTAGTAGTTTACTCTTTCAGTTTGTTCCTCAAAGGCGGCGGTGGTGGTCTGACAGTGCTTCAGTATGGGTGAGGTTTGCCAGAAACTTTTTCCGTAGATGGTCTGAGACAATCTGCAAATTCAACTTCATGAGATACAACATTCAAACAAGCTCTCGAAGTCCGACTATGGAAGCTTATATGCGGCAATTGGATGAATTGACAGGCACACAGAACTTAATCACAAGCTTCAGGTTTGTTTCTGGTGAATGGTACACTGATGAACTTGGCAACTTCATTTTCAGGCAATTGCAAAACAGTGAACCAGATAtcattacatccttgaaaagaagATGGTCAAATGATGATTCCTACAAGACTAGTGTGCTGGTGTGGCACATTGCAACAGAACTCTTGTACATTCCCAGTAATAGGCAGCGGGGGTATGAACATTGCAGATACAGTAAGACTCTTTCAGATTACATGGCGTACCTTCTCTTTATGAAGCCGCACTTTGCACCCAAGTCATGGAGAAACCCTTTGAAACAAAGTGAAGCAGAAGCAGCGCGGAGAATCATTCAACAAATAGCTGTTGAACATCAAACCGGAAGTTTTGAGGAACGTCTCAGAAGATGTTGCCAGAAAATCCTTAACCTCGATCTTTCACACGAGGCCAACGATGATTATGTGCAGAGTCTTTCTGATGCCATTTCTAAAGCTAATAAGTTGCATGATGATTATCGGTATAACAGGGAAGCACTTTGGCGAATGATGAGCCACGAGTGGGTGAAAATCTTGGTGTATGGTGCAAGTAAGTATGATAAACTCGAGCATGTACGAGGGCTTTGTCAAGGGGGTGAACTTATTAGTATCGTTTGGTTATTGGGTTTTCATTTAGGACTGTTTCTGGAGACGAATCcttcatcatcaacatcatga
- the LOC110792039 gene encoding uncharacterized protein isoform X2 yields MVSSQGLNMLWQEWHVKAAVLLSLLLQWLLLLLATFRKRTALMLLHLAGQERLTAYSVDDNNLWRTSTFSILLQLVVHVGLFVPQGDLPFPTRVMLCLAVWRIFCRAFRLRMGTQEMMTVSNWLFSSDHDPELVLGRALNETGVDDDTQTVCNAHFLLKKYSLCLLADDDQHIARTRPVRDFFKAIEIPSNAIRIVEIELNFIYESFHTDGTIRKHLNNNWSLIYVFLRSIESLFCVSALIFFIISSSKSADISRADYNVTSLLLWGTVTLELLSYIMTVFSDWTIAALGANHGPISSLLFQFVPQRRRWWSDSASVWVRFARNFFRRWSETICKFNFMRYNIQTSSRSPTMEAYMRQLDELTGTQNLITSFRFVSGEWYTDELGNFIFRQLQNSEPDIITSLKRRWSNDDSYKTSVLVWHIATELLYIPSNRQRGYEHCRYSKTLSDYMAYLLFMKPHFAPKSWRNPLKQSEAEAARRIIQQIAVEHQTGSFEERLRRCCQKILNLDLSHEANDDYVQSLSDAISKANKLHDDYRYNREALWRMMSHEWVKILVYGASKYDKLEHVRGLCQGGELISIVWLLGFHLGLFLETNPSSSTS; encoded by the exons ATGGTCAGTAGCCAAGGCTTAAACATGTTGTGGCAGGAATGGCATGTGAAAGCAGCAGTACTGCTAAGCTTGTTGCTGCAATGGCTACTGCTTCTGTTGGCCACATTCAGAAAAAGAACAG CCTTAATGTTGCTCCACCTAGCCGGCCAAGAGCGGCTTACAGCCTATTCTGTAGATGATAACAACCTCTGGCGTACCTCCACGTTCAGTATTCTCTTGCAATTAGTGGTTCATGTTGGTTTATTTGTTCCTCAAGGGGACCTTCCTTTCCCAACCCGGGTCATGTTATGCCTCGCCGTGTGGAGGATTTTTTGCCGAGCCTTTCGGTTAAGGATGGGAACCCAGGAGATGATGACGGTTTCTAATTGGTTATTTTCATCTGATCATGACCCTGAATTAGTATTGGGTCGAGCTTTAAACGAGACTGGTGTTGATGATGATACGCAGACGGTTTGCAATGCTCACTTCTTGTTAAAGAAATATTCCCTGTGTCTCCTTGCTGATGATGATCAGCATATAGCGAGAACTCGTCCGGTAAGAGATTTCTTCAAAGCCATTGAAATACCTAGCAATGCTATCAGAATAGTGGAAATAGAGCTCAACTTTATTTATGAATCCTTTCACACCGATGGCACCATTCGCAAACACCTTAATAACAATTGGTCCTTGATCTATGTTTTTCTCCGCAGTATTGAATCCCTTTTTTGTGTTTCAGCCCtaatcttttttattattagctCATCTAAATCAGCTGACATCTCACGAGCTGACTACAATGTAACGAGCCTATTGCTTTGGGGGACTGTAACCTTGGAGCTCTTATCCTACATCATGACGGTCTTCTCTGACTGGACCATAGCTGCGTTGGGAGCTAACCATGGTCCTATTAGTAGTTTACTCTTTCAGTTTGTTCCTCAAAGGCGGCGGTGGTGGTCTGACAGTGCTTCAGTATGGGTGAGGTTTGCCAGAAACTTTTTCCGTAGATGGTCTGAGACAATCTGCAAATTCAACTTCATGAGATACAACATTCAAACAAGCTCTCGAAGTCCGACTATGGAAGCTTATATGCGGCAATTGGATGAATTGACAGGCACACAGAACTTAATCACAAGCTTCAGGTTTGTTTCTGGTGAATGGTACACTGATGAACTTGGCAACTTCATTTTCAGGCAATTGCAAAACAGTGAACCAGATAtcattacatccttgaaaagaagATGGTCAAATGATGATTCCTACAAGACTAGTGTGCTGGTGTGGCACATTGCAACAGAACTCTTGTACATTCCCAGTAATAGGCAGCGGGGGTATGAACATTGCAGATACAGTAAGACTCTTTCAGATTACATGGCGTACCTTCTCTTTATGAAGCCGCACTTTGCACCCAAGTCATGGAGAAACCCTTTGAAACAAAGTGAAGCAGAAGCAGCGCGGAGAATCATTCAACAAATAGCTGTTGAACATCAAACCGGAAGTTTTGAGGAACGTCTCAGAAGATGTTGCCAGAAAATCCTTAACCTCGATCTTTCACACGAGGCCAACGATGATTATGTGCAGAGTCTTTCTGATGCCATTTCTAAAGCTAATAAGTTGCATGATGATTATCGGTATAACAGGGAAGCACTTTGGCGAATGATGAGCCACGAGTGGGTGAAAATCTTGGTGTATGGTGCAAGTAAGTATGATAAACTCGAGCATGTACGAGGGCTTTGTCAAGGGGGTGAACTTATTAGTATCGTTTGGTTATTGGGTTTTCATTTAGGACTGTTTCTGGAGACGAATCcttcatcatcaacatcatga